The following are encoded in a window of Thunnus albacares chromosome 17, fThuAlb1.1, whole genome shotgun sequence genomic DNA:
- the LOC122966231 gene encoding uncharacterized protein LOC122966231 codes for MGIWQSKQEYSTDVSINQTIMKFCSLDSSDMLKQHYEKRRMEASDCAPDWIKNLTEKLGDFTSAPEMAGLGALAVAVFIDMKFSSPQEESTKDALRCVFAEQKASEVRDLIDHCLETCWTYIDNAGKLRSELERIDGQLSAALTKLKNSMLDDGHWTNNALKAWVNGAAFRIQMMIHQVRLGGTDTYVKRLLSAYQDNLESLFTEHKEMIRKKCKLDMVMRYDEDLDPNGPEYMFFGENSNFFDYGHDLDFDDCFNRYYYHIYGKQWRDNENHFSYVTENLQRLVSLRGSINF; via the coding sequence ATGGGTATCTGGCAGAGTAAGCAGGAATACAGCACAGATGTGAGCATCAATCAGACCATCATGAAGTTCTGCAGTCTGGATTCTTCAGACATGCTGAAACAACACTatgagaagaggaggatggaggcGTCTGACTGCGCTCCAGACTGGATCAAGAACCTGACGGAGAAGCTGGGCGACTTCACGTCAGCTCCTGAGATGGCGGGCCTCGGAGCGCTTGCCGTCGCCGTCTTCATCGACATGAAGTTCTCCAGTCCGCAGGAGGAGAGCACGAAGGACGCTCTGCGCTGCGTGTTTGCTGAGCAGAAGGCCTCTGAGGTCCGGGATCTGATCGACCACTGCCTGGAGACATGCTGGACGTACATTGACAATGCCGGCAAGCTGAGGAGCGAACTGGAGCGGATCGACGGTCAGCTGAGCGCGGCGCTCACCAAGCTGAAGAATTCCATGTTGGATGACGGCCACTGGACGAACAACGCTCTGAAGGCCTGGGTGAATGGGGCGGCCTTCCGCATCCAGATGATGATCCACCAGGTGAGACTAGGAGGGACTGACACTTACGTGAAGAGACTCCTCTCTGCTTACCAGGACAACCTGGAGTCGCTGTTCACAGAACACAAGGAGATgatcagaaagaagtgcaagCTGGACATGGTGATGCGCTATGATGAAGACCTTGACCCTAATGGACCTGAATATAtgttttttggtgaaaattcaaatttttttgATTATGGTCATGACCTTGACTTTGACGACTGTTTTAACAGGTATTATTATCACATTTATGGCAAGCAATGGCGTGACAATGAGAATCACTTCAGTTACGTGACAGAGAATCTGCAGCGTCTGGTTAGTCTGAGAGGCTCCATTAACTTCTAA